The Clostridium sp. DL-VIII DNA window TTAAGTTTTTCATATACTTTTGTTTTTATTTCAGTTAATTCTTTTTCTTTTGAGGCATCGATTGAAATAATCGCTACAGATTCTCTTGGAATTGCATTATCTTTTGCACCACCATTTAGTAAAACTAAATTAAAGTCGATTTCTTTTGAAATTTCTCTAAGTAATCTTCCCATTAATTTATTGGCATTTCCTCTTCCTAAATGAATTTCAGCTCCTGAATGTCCGCCTTTTAAACCTTTAACATCAAGTACAAATTCTTTTGTATTTTCTTTTTTATTTATCCAACTAATAGGTAGTACTGATTGTGTTCTGATTCCTCCAGCGCAGCTAACCCAAAGCTTTCCTTCTTCTTCTGAATCTAGATTTAAAACTATCTTTCCATCAAGATGTTTTGCCTGCACTGCATTAGCTCCAGTCATTCCTGTTTCTTCATCTGTTGTTATTAATACTTCAATAGGAGGATGCGCTATTGTATCATCTTCTAATATTGCCATTGCATAAGCTACAGCAATTCCGTCATCCCCTCCAAGTGTAGTTTTATCAGCATATATATAATCACCATCAACTACTAATTCTATAGGATCTTTTGTAAAATCATGAACTTTGTCACCATTTTTTTCACAAACCATATCCATATGACCTTGAATAATTACAGTTGGTGCATTTTCATAGCCTTTGGAAGCAGGCTTTTTAATAATTATATTTAAAGCGTCGTCTTGAACACACTCCAATCCTAATTTCTTCGCAAAACTAAGCAAATAGTCACTTATTTGCTTTTCATTACCAGAACCTCTTGGAATTTTACTTATTTGTTCAAAATGATAAAAGATTCTCTCCTTTGTAAGATTATCTAAATTTTTCATTCTATACTCTCTTCCTTTCTCTAATTATATGATAGAATAATATTATACATATCTTTTATTAGTTTATCATAAAATACTGCTACATACTGCTATATTATGTATATTTTTATTATTTTATGATTTATTATTTTACACACTATATATATTATACAAAATTTTAATGCGAGGTGTTTATATGCAAAAAACAAAAATGATTTTTACTATTGGTCCTGCAAGTGATAATGAAGAAACTCTAAGAAAATTTATTGAAATCGGAATGAGTGCTGCCAGATTGAATTTTTCCCACGGCACACATGAATCACATGGAGAAAAAATCAAACTTATTAAGCGTTTAAGCCAGGAAATGGATTCTGCAACAGCTATAGTTCTTGATATAAAAGGTCCAAAAATCAGAACTCATAATTTTGTAAATGATGGTGTAACTCTTAATGAAGGGGATAATTTTGATTTCATTTGTGGAGAAGAAATTCTTGGCGATGAAAAAAGATGCTCTATTTCATATGATGTGCTTTATGAAGATATACAAGTTGGTGGAAAAATTCTTGTTGATGACGGTCTTTTAAAGTTCAAAGTTACTGGAGTTGAAGGAAAAACAATTCACACAAAAGTTGTAGTTGGTGGAGAAATTAAGAACCATAAGGGCGTTAATGTTCCTAATGTAGTTATTAAACTTCCATCAATCACAGAAAAAGATATTGAAGATATTAAATTTGGCTGTAAAATGGGTGTCGACTTTATAGCTGCTTCTTTCATAAGAAAAGCTAGTGACATCCTTGACGTAAAAAAAGTTTTAAAAGAAAATCATGGTGAACATATTAAAGTAATAGCTAAAATAGAAAATCAAGAAGGTGTAGATAATATCGATTCCATAATCGAAGTTACTGACGCTGTAATGGTTGCTAGAGGAGACATGGGAGTTGAAATTCCAATCCAAAGAGTACCTATAAATCAAAAAATGATAATTAAGAAATGTAATGAAGCAGGTAAAATTGTTATAACTGCAACTCAAATGTTAGACTCAATGATTAGAAACTCACTTCCAACAAGAGCTGAAGCTAGTGATATTTGTAATGCTATCTTTGATGGTACAGATGCAATCATGTTAAGTGGTGAAAGTGCTTCAGGACTTTTCCCTATAGAAGCTGCAAAAACAATGTCTAAAATAGCTCAAGAGACTGAAGAATATTTAGATTACAATTCTTTAACTGCAAGACTTAGAGAACCTTCTCTTAATGATTACGCATCTGCAATAAGCTATTCTGCTTGTAGAACTGCAAATCTTTTACATGCAAAGGCCATTGTTGCTGCAACAAAGAGTGGTGCAACTGCAAGAATTCTTTCAAGATATAGATCAAAAGCGCCAATCATTGCAATAACACCTTATGATCAAGTAAGAAGAACATTAAACTTACACTTTGGAATATGTCCTATGAAGTGCGACATGTTTAACACAACAGATCAAATATTAACTGAAGCTAAAAATACAGTATATAAATTAGGAATTACTGAACCTGGAGATGACATAATAGTTGCTGCTGGAATGCCAACAACTCATACTGGTGGAACTAATATGTTAAAGATTGAAAAAATTTAGTTTAATAAATATTGGACATAAATAAAAATAAGTATGGGGCATCTCCCATACTTATTTTCATTTATATTTTTAGTTACTCAAACTTAAAACCTTTAAGTAAATCTCCAAGTGATGTTCCTCCATCATCTTCATGATCCACATAGTCAAGGTATTCTTTACTACTTTCTACAGCCTCTTTTATGCTCAATGCTATTCTTTTATCTTCTTTATTTATATTTAATATTTTAACTTTTACCTTTTGCTTTACTTCCAGCACATCTGAAGGCTTTGTTATATTATCATCAGTAATTTCTGTTATGTGTACCAAGCCTTCTATCCCATCAAACAATTCCACGAAGGCACCAAATGATGTAAGACGTACAACTTTCCCTTCTAGTACATCCCCCTCTTTAATATCATTTCCATGTACTGTCCATGGCTCTTTAGCTACATCTTTTAATATTAAAGATAACCTTCCATTTTTCTTATCTATATTTCCTATGAATACCTCTACTTTATCCCCTTCCTTAACTATATCTTCAGGTTTATTTACTCTTTCCCAAGATAAATCTGAAAGATGAATTAATCCTTCTACTCCTCCAATATCTACAAAAGCACCAAATTTAACAAGTTTTTTAACAACACCATTTCTTTTTTCGCCTTCTACTAGACTATTCCATACTATTTTCCTGTTCTTATTATATTCTTCCTCTTCAATGATTTTTCTTGATGCTACAATTTTGTTATTTCTTAAATCTAATTCTGTAATTCTAACTTCTAATTCTTTTCCTACTAAAGTTTCAAGTTCAATTCTTTCTCTACTCGCAAGTGATCCTGGAATAAAAATTCTTACATTTCCATAGTAAGCAATTACTCCACCTTTAACTTCTTCTTTAACTTTAATAACAATATTTTTTTGTTCTTTAAAGAATTTATCTATATCTTCTTTCTCTTTTATTTCCTGAGCTTTAATTAAAGAAAGTTCAACATACCCATCTCCATCATTTGGAGATAAAACATATACATAAATTTCGTCATCTTTATTAACTACTTCTCTAGGGTCTTTTTCATCTAAAGATAATTCCTCTTTAGTTATTAATCCATCAAAAGCGTAGTTTATGTTAACCGATACTTCTTTATCATTTACATCAATAACTTTACCTTTTAAAATATCTCCCTCTCTCAATCTTTTTACATCATAATTATTTAAAAGTTCGCTCATGCTCATTTCCATATCTTCATTCGACATAAAAAATCCTCCTCTCTGATTAAGGCATATGAAAGAAAATAAAAATTTCAATTGTTATTTTTTTGATTATGCCTAGTCTAATTATAATATTAATCCAAGAAATGTTTTTATGCAATGTATCTCAATCAGCATTAATATTTTCGAAATTTCATTATTCTAAAACTCCTATCAACTTAAACTCAATTACCAAATAATTTTATTATTATCATATTAAACAATTATATGTCCTTCCTTTCATATATTTATTTTATTAGCTGTTTATCTTTTATTCGTCAAAAATGTCTGGTCTGAACTAAACAGTATTCATTAACCTTTTAAATGATAGATAATACTATTATTAATGAGTAAAACAACTACATATTGAAATAATTAATTCTAATCATGTTTTTCGTTCTTTTTTTGACGTTTTTCCATATTGTGCATATAGGAGCTTTTCTATATAATAAATACATAATCTTTTAAGGGGTGATCACTATTCATAAGATTAAAAAAAAATATGTTTTAACTCTGTTTTTAACACTTATATTTACATTTTCAAGTTTACCCTTAGACATTTTATCATTTACGAGCATAACTAAAGTTAACAATACTACTGCATTTGCTAAATCTAGTTCAAGTAGTAGATCCAGTTCAAGCAGTTCAAAATCTAGCAGTGGATTTAGTTCTGGATCATTTAGTGGTTCATCCAGCAAATCTTCTACCGGCACAAGTAGCAGTGGTTCAACTAGTTCAAAGAGCAGTGAAGGATTTAAGTCAGGTAATTATTCAAGCAGTAGTGATAATTCTTCAGATAACTCTACTAATTCCTCATCTTCAAGTAATGGAGGCGCAAAAGGGTTTAGCAGTGGATCTTATTCTTCGACTGATAAAAATAAAACCACTGATTCATCAAATAATGCAAATACAAAAGATAATAGTGGAAATAGTACTCAAACATATAACAGCGGCTATGGCCGGTCTTCATTTTGGCCATTCTTCTGGGGAGGCGGCAGCCACTTTTTCAGTCCATTTTATTTTGGCTCAGCTATAAGTTCAATAATTAATACTTTAATTTTAGCTGCATTATTTATTGTAGTTATCATAATAATAAAAAAATACTTAAATAAAAGAAAATAAAAATAATAGATATTTCAGGAGGTATTAACATGGGAATCTTTTCAAGAATGTCAAACATGATTAAAGCAAAGGTAAATAATTCATTAGATGAAATGGAAAATCCAGTTGAGTTATTGGATCAAAAATTAAGGGATATGGATGAACAATTTAATAAAGCTAAATTAAGTTCAGCTCAAATTTTAGGCAATGTTCACGAAATTGAGAAAAAATTAGAAACTGCAAAGAAAGAATCTGATGATTATGATCAAAAAGTAAAATTAGCATTAAGTAAAGGCAATGAAGATTTAGCTAAAAGAGCTTTAGCTAAAAAAGTTGAAACAGATAAAAGAATCTCTTCTTTACAAGCAAGTTATGATAATGCCAAAGTTCAGGCTGATACATTAAAAGCAAATCTTCGTGCTTTAGAAGAAGAAATAACAAAAACAAGAAATTATAGAGACGAAGCAGCTGCAAGATACGCTAATGCTGAAGCATCTCAAAAAGTTAATGAAGTTCTTGCTAATGTACAAACTAAGAGCAATTCAATTCAAATAGACAGTATTGAAAGAAAAATTCAAAGAAAAGAATCTCTTGCTCAAGGCTTAGGAGAATTACGAGATTTAGATGATTTTGACAGCGAATTCAAGAAATTAGATGAAGTTGATTTAGATGCAGAACTTGAAAAATATAAAACTAATTAGGTGATACGACATGGATAATTCTAAAGATATCGATTATATCAATGAGGAAAGAAGATATTGGGGAAAGATATATACTGATGTAGCTTATGCTATTAATGAAATATCCCCCTTTCTCTCTGAAAAAGATATAAAAACACGAAAATATTTTACTAAAGCATCAATACTTCAAGAATATATTAAACTTTTAGATTCAGCTGAAGCTGATTGTAAAAAGAAATCTTTATTTTCAATGTTTAAATCTAGTCCTAGCATTACTCTGCTTCAAGACTTTAAAGCTAAAAATAGAGAGTCATTTATGCAGCTAGAGAAGTGTTCTCATTGCCAATGTTTAAATTGTGCTTTTGACTGTACTTTTAAAAAGTGTTCCAGTTGTAGAGAAGGTTCTATGATTTACTCTTGTGATAAAGAAAAGGTCAATGTAAGAAAATTTGATAATTTCACCTTAGACCTTGTTAATAATGATACTGGAATGTCTTCAAATTATAAAGTTTTAGCTGTTGTTGAAGATTGTATATTAGACAAGCTATATATTTTATTAGAAAACAATACTAATTCTAATGATAAATTAGTATTGTACTATTATCCAGGAATTAAAGATGATTCCTTTGGTGAAATAACAGATGTAACTGAATTTGATTTTGTAGTTGAAGCATATCAAAACGCAGAATAACAAGATAGAAAAACTATCAAATTGAAGTATTTTCAATTTGATAGTTTTTCTTATTACATCTATATATAATTTAAATTATAAACTAGAATTAATTAAATGTTTCTGAATATAAAAGGATTTCATGATAAATTATTGGCTGCTAATTGTCAATTAGCGTATAATTTAATTCATCAGCCTTCATCATACATAGAAAAATGTTGTGCTTCTAGCTCTTTTCTCTTTTCCATCTCGTTAAAGCAATAGTTTATTATATCACTTCTCTTTATTATTCCAATAAAAATACCATTATCATCAGTTACTGGAACAAAATTCTGACTTATAGCTAATGATATCAAACTTTCTATATTTGATGTTATTGAGACCGATTTATGAGTTATTCTCTTAGATATATCTTTAACTCTAATAGATTCTGTATTCTTAAAATCTAAATTATGAGTATTTTTCAATTTCCACAATAAGTCGCCCTCTGTTAAAGTTCCAACATATTTTCCTTCTTTATCAATAATTGGTATTGCAGTATAACCATGATGCTCCATCTTCTCCATAACTTGTCTCATTGTTGCATCCTGACTTTCACATACTACTTCATTTTTAGGTGTAAGAAAAAAGGCAATATTCATAAATAAAATCCTTTCCTTAAATGTATTGATTTAATTTTGTCTTCAAACTATATTTTATCATATATAAAGCTAAAATTCTTTTAAGAAATCATTACTATTTACTTAATTTTTATTAAACTTGTCTTTAATCTCTATTATTCTCTAATTTATATACGTAATTTAAATACACCTGATCTTTTAAAATACTGCTTACTTCATTATATCCCTGATCTCCTTGAAGAGTTTTTTTCACCAATACTTCGCATAAGACATTACTCTTACATTTTGGACATATACCTACAGCTGCAAACCTCCAATTTAAAAGCTTTATTGGTGTCTCTAGTTCTACTTTTTTTCCACACTTTGGACATTTCAACATTAATTCTGACTCATCGATTTTTACTTCATCAAGATTTTCCACATGAATAGCTGGCATATTATATATATCTTTAACTAAATAATTCTTAATAATCCTAGAATTATATACCCTTCTAAAAACTTCACTTGTATATTTAGCATCATTCAATGCATCATGCAATTTTGTGTCATCTACTTTGATTTTTAGTTCATCTAAAGCAGCTTTTAAACCTAAAGCCTTCTTATGAGCCAGCATCTTACTTGTATATTCCTGAATATCTAAATATTCATTAAGCCATCTTAAATCATTATAATTAAAATAGTTGGCATTTATTATTAATTCTGCAACATCATCCTTTGCCCACGAGCAAAGAATATCTCCTTCTTCAAACATGTCTTTAAGTTTATTTATAGCTTCTTCAAATGATATCCCGCTTTTCTCAAGTATATTCATATCTATTTTAGTAATTTCCGTTACTATAGGATTAATTACCGGAAAAATTGTAGGTTTAATATATTCCCTAATTTCACTCACTGGCTTCATATACTGGTCTACTTTCACAGCTCCTATTTCTATGATTTCATTTTCTAATCCAATATCATTAAATTCACCATATGTTTCAAAAAAATCTTTATAATAATTAGTTATATTTTTTAAATTGTTAAACTCTAAATCTATAATGATGTACCCCATAATATTTAATCCTTTCTAATGTTACTTATAATTTTTAATTTATAGATACCCAAATCAAAAAGCAAATTTATACATTTGTGCAAGTCTTTTAATTTATAGTTCTTACGCCAATGTATATGTTAAAGTCTTAAATTTGATATCTATAATAACTATCTATTTAAGTTAAACTTTTATATGTATCTATAGTAGAAATCATATACATTATTATGAAGCAGGCATTTGAAATTGAGCTGCTGAAAGTTATTAATGGGAGCTCGTTCCATTTATTGCTTGTCACGAACTTGCTTCGGGAACATGCAGAAATGGATGCGAGCTCGCATTTAGAACTTTCCAGCGAAAATTTCACAAGTCCTGTGGAATAAAAATGTATGTGATTTCGGTAAGCTACCACATAAGCTTAAAGTCTGATATCTGTACTACACATAATTATAAGTTTATTCCTGCTAACTTCATGAGATGAATTGCATTTTGCGTTTCACTTTTTCCCTTTCTTAATGTGTAATCAAATTTAATTTTATCATTTTCATAAAATTCTCTAAAATTATAATTTATTATGCTCTTATTTTCCCTCTCTAAATCGCACAGTTCCAAATCATGGGTAGACACGAGTCCCACCCCTCCATATTTAATTAGCTGCTTAATTAATACTATAGCACCCGTATGTCTATCTTTAGAATTGGTTCCCTTGAATATTTCATCTAAAAGGAAAAATATTTTTTCACCATTTTTAGATGCTTCGATCAATATTTTTATTCTTAAAATTTCTGCATAAAATGATGAAATACTTTCTTCTAAGTTATCCTTTGTTCTCATACAAGTATATATATTCATAATTCCACAAGAAAACTTATCTGCACATACTGGTGCTCCTATATAACTTAATACTAAGTTTACTCCTATTGTTCTCAAAAATGTACTTTTACCAGACATATTTGAACCTGTAATTAAAGCTACTTTCTGTTCCTGACTTAATGAAAATGTATTTTTGATCGCCTTTTTTCCAAGTAGTGGGTGACCTATATTTATTCCATCTATTTCACTTTTATCCAAGATGACAGGATAAGTCCACTCTTCATTTTCGAAGGCTAAATTACTTACACTGTTTAATGCATCTATTTCATGCATGACTTTAAGCCATTCTTTAAAATTGTCACCATTTCTTTCTCTCCATTTTTCTAGACTTCTAATTAAAAATACATCCAAAAATACAAGTATATTTAATATGAGATAATATGCATTATATCTGCTGTTTCCTGACCAATCTAATATTCTAGAAAACTTTTCCATTTCCTCTTTACAACTCAAATCATCATTTTTTAATTGTTTTTGTAATCTTTTCAAATAGAAAGAGTTAAATTCTTCCTCTTCTATTAATTTTAAAATTTTGCTATATCCATATACACTATTTTTTATAGAGTCAAATAATTTTATTTCTTCCATTATCCCTTTAGATAATATCTTAACGACAAGAAAGTTCACCATAAAATCTAACATTAAAAATGATGCTGGGATTACTCTTTTTAATACTAAATATATTGAAAAAATTGTGATTAAAATAAAAGTACATGCAATTGAAATTCTTAGGAAGCTCGAAGATGATTCTTTTTCTTTACTCCAATTGATTAAGCTAAATAGCTCTGTATCTTTTGACCTCTTTAAACTTCCTTCAACAATAATTTTCTGTCTCCATATGATTTTTTTCCCTAATTCCATTATAGCTTCTTGCTTTTCTTTAATTTCATCTCTATTAAATTTTTTTTCTTTTTTTAATAGTCTTGCTAGCTCTATTCTTCCGCCTTTAGTAACTGTAGTGTTAATATATTGAAAGATAGAGTTGTTCCCAAATACATCCAAATCATCTATAAATGGATGGTGCTCATCCAAATATTCGGAACCTTTATCTTCAAAATGCACAAAATTTCCATTAACCCTTTCTAATCCTTTTTTATTGATCCCTATTAATAAATCAATCCTTTTTTTATACTCAAATATATTATTATGATAAAAAATTAAAATCAGAAAAATAACCACAAAGAACACAGTTGATAATATAATAAGACTTATGCTATTTTTTCTATATAATAAATAATCAATAAAAACACATAAAAGTACTGCTATTAATCTACTCCACCCAACGATATTTACTTTAACACTAAGCTCTTCACTTTTCTTATTGTTTTTTTCTATACTGCTTTTATAAAATTCTTCTGCTAAACTCATAACTCCTCCTAACCAATAATTTTTCAAATATACCAAAATTAATAGTGTAAATTCCCTTTCATATTTTTCTCTAAATGCAAATTATTCTTTAATAGCTATGCCCTTCTTTTCACTTATTATAGCATAAAATAACTTTCAAGTAAGCCTTTTCAATGCAGTTAGAAACAGCATAAATCTAACTCATAACTGATTGAAGTATTGTTTAAGTTTATATAAATTCGCCTATGTATCAACTAACTAAAAAAAGAAGGCTTAATGAATATGCCTTCTTCTTCAAGTTTATTATTAATACCCTAGAATGCTTTATTAAGCATAAGTATCAATACCATCATCGCTTTTATTTGATTGTGCTGTATCATTGCTACTATTGATACTATTACTACTATTGGTGTCATTTTGAGAAGTTTTATTAGTTTGGGTAGCTTTCTCGTGCAATTAATGACATCATTAGCAATTGTATCAGATATGCTAATACGTGCATTTCGATAAACCTAGAAATTATAGATGATGTCAGAGTAAAGCTCATAATCTATGATGATAGGCCTGGTTTTAACGATTTTGATCTTTCCAATATGTTTGAAAGATTTTATAAAGGGAAAAATGGGAACCTAGGATTAGGATTATCCATTAGTAAAAATATTATTGAAAAGCTAAATGGTAAAATTCATTCAAAAAACTCACTGTCTCAAACAGGTGCAATGTTTATAATAGAATTACTAAATGATTTTGAAAAATAATTGACATTTATTATTTTTCAAAATCCTTATACATAAGACTTGGCTGTACTCCTGTATTATTTTGATATTTTCCACTGCTATACAGATCATATTCTCCATGAATGTCATGATAATATATTTGACATATTTCAACATTTGGATAAACTATTATTGGCTGAACACAGAAAATTTCCAACGTCCAATATCCTGAAAAGCCAATATCACCAAAACCAGCCGTAACATGGATAAATAGTCCAAGTCTGCCTGTAGATGACCGACCTTCAAGCATTGGGACATATTTATTAGTACTAGTAAATTCATTTGTCCTGCCTAGATACAATCTACCTGGTTCTAATTGTAATCCTTCCTCTGGAATCACTATTTTTTGAGTTGGATTTGGAGTTTTCATATCTAATACATTATTTTCATAAACTAATAATTCATTATGTAAGGTTAAATTATAGCTATTAGGATTTATTCTCTTTTCATTAAATGGCTCAATTATTATACTATTGCCAATATTTTTTAATATCTCTTTTCCTGATAATATCATAATTTTCCTCCCATTTATAACACATACATTTTACATATCTGCATTTAAAATTTCTTTAAATTCAAATAATATTTTCTTTACTTTTTCTTCTTCAAGCGGCTTATAGCTTTCTATATATCCAGATGCATCAAGAGCTTCATATGCTTTTTTACTCATAGAAATCCAATTTTCTGGTATATACACCCATATAATATCCTCATACTTACAGCTAAGCAAAAAATGTTCTACTCCCCAAAATGCATATTCTTCAATTTCATGTAAATCATTAAAAATTTTATAGTCTTGAACAACTTCAGGAACTAATTCATATTTATATAAGTCAACATAGAAAAAATCAAATTTTTCTCCCTTAGCTTTAAACGGATTACCCTTAATTATCTTTATTTTATCATTTTGCTTAAAATTTTGGTTGTATAAATTGATTAGTTCTTCATTTGCTTCATACACAATAACTTCCTTAACTTTAGGTTTCATTGCAATTTCTTGAACTACATACCCAACCCCAAGACCTACTATGCCAACTCTTCCTTTTGCAAAAGCAATAGACTCATACGAACTCTCTATTTCCTTAGGCATAAGTTTCATTAGACTAATCCCTTTTTTATATAATTTAATTATATCTACATTGTATTCCTCTTTGTTTTCATACATATATCCATGTAAATCTTCTTTTTTCATGGTATCTTTAACTATTTTATAGTCACCACAAGTTCCTTGATTAATTAAATCACTGTATTTTTTTATCTCTTGGAACACGAAATCTTTATTGTATGGTTTCATAGTTAATTCCCTTTCTTACAATATTTAACATAGAATTCTTAATATCTTTACTATATCATAATATTTTAATAAATGGGCAACATTCCCACCTATTTTTTATATTTATGTATATATTATAATTAATTTATACGTTTTACATTTAGATACTTACTTATCAAATATGCATCCCAAATGTAATTTTATTGCAACATATATCTACTTAATAAACTATAATATGATAACATATTATTAACTTCAATATAACTGTTAAATAAACTTTTTATTTATATACATATATGCTATACTTATTCTAATGATTTAATTCATTAATATTTTGTAAAGTAGAGGTGTTTATATGAAAAATGTTACTATAAGTGAAGAAGCTTATAATGAATTTAAAGCTTTTTTAGAAGAAAATGAAATAGCTGATTTTAATATTAGAATAAATTTTGCCGGCTCTGCATGTAGCGGCCCAATATTTAACATATCTGTTTCAAATGCAAGTGATGATGACGAAGTTGAAAAGATTAATGACATCTCATTCATATATGAAAAAAGCTTAATCGACCAGTTCGGAGGATTTATAATTCTTTCTTCTGAAGAAAATGAAGGTAATGGCTTAAGTTTAAAACCTGTCATTGAGCCTGAAGGTGGATGCGGTGGTTCTTGTGCTGGATGCCACTAAACCAGCTTACAATTCATAGTTTAAGGTTAAGGGCGAAAGCCCTTAATCAATTATGAGTTAAAAGTTATAAGTAATAACTCAAATTTTTGATTTCTTTATCTATAGGTTAGTCTACAGTTTCTATTTTCCATTGTACACCAGCATAATCGTTGCTTATGTTATATATTCCCTCTAACATATCTATCCAATAATATTTTTTCACAACCATCTTCTCTTTTTCTTCTCCTGTTGCTCCTTGTAATGTTTCATTACCAAACTCATTTAAATATTCGTATATTCTCGAAGAAATTTCATTCATATATTTAAAATACTGTAAATCATCATCTTTTAATTCCATCTTTTTATTCTCATTCTTCATTTCTTTACTTAATGTAGAAAACATATATTCTTTCATTTTTGATTGTATGTCATTTTCAACTATCTTATTTGCTTTTATGTTTTTTGAAAATATAGTAATTGAATCTTGTGAATATGATCCATATTGCTGCCATAATTCTATGGTATCACTTGACATAGCATCATAATTTTTGTAAAGCCTTAATAATTCTTCATTTTTTATGCTGCCTTCTTCAATACTTTTAGCTAAAACATCCATATTACTTTCATTTCTCTGTTTAAAATCTTCAATCTCAATGTAAGATTGTTGTCCTAATTTATACTTATAATTATTTAATTTGAATAATACATAAATATTACCTAATATACTTATTATAAGAAGCATAGATAATAGCATCACATAATCTGAACCTTTTATTTTTTTTATCAGAATCATCCCTCCTATGCTCTAATTTATTTTAACATATAAGCTTATGTTTGCATATTTAAAATTGAACATATAAAAGTTTTTATCTCGCCCAATCATGTATAGCTTCATTGACCATTTTTAATCCAATACCAGCTTCTATTACTTCTTTTCTTTCTGTATTTATTCTTTTAATCTCTCCATATGGATTTTTTAAAGATAACTCTTCATTTCCAGATATAACCCATATTATCTTTTTATTAACGGGCTTTACTCTTAGCTCTTTTTCTCCTACCCCATCTGTAAAATATACCAACACAGAATTTTTCAAATTATTATCAATAATATATTTAAATACTGGAGTAAACTCAGTTGATCCATTATCCTTACTTCTCTTTTGTATATCTTTTTCATTTTTAATTATATATACATTCCTAATTTCATTATCACATTCAATAATTGTAACTTTATTTTTAGTATTTGAAGTTATTGAT harbors:
- a CDS encoding CBS domain-containing protein — protein: MNIAFFLTPKNEVVCESQDATMRQVMEKMEHHGYTAIPIIDKEGKYVGTLTEGDLLWKLKNTHNLDFKNTESIRVKDISKRITHKSVSITSNIESLISLAISQNFVPVTDDNGIFIGIIKRSDIINYCFNEMEKRKELEAQHFSMYDEG
- a CDS encoding PspA/IM30 family protein, with amino-acid sequence MGIFSRMSNMIKAKVNNSLDEMENPVELLDQKLRDMDEQFNKAKLSSAQILGNVHEIEKKLETAKKESDDYDQKVKLALSKGNEDLAKRALAKKVETDKRISSLQASYDNAKVQADTLKANLRALEEEITKTRNYRDEAAARYANAEASQKVNEVLANVQTKSNSIQIDSIERKIQRKESLAQGLGELRDLDDFDSEFKKLDEVDLDAELEKYKTN
- the rpsA gene encoding 30S ribosomal protein S1 produces the protein MSNEDMEMSMSELLNNYDVKRLREGDILKGKVIDVNDKEVSVNINYAFDGLITKEELSLDEKDPREVVNKDDEIYVYVLSPNDGDGYVELSLIKAQEIKEKEDIDKFFKEQKNIVIKVKEEVKGGVIAYYGNVRIFIPGSLASRERIELETLVGKELEVRITELDLRNNKIVASRKIIEEEEYNKNRKIVWNSLVEGEKRNGVVKKLVKFGAFVDIGGVEGLIHLSDLSWERVNKPEDIVKEGDKVEVFIGNIDKKNGRLSLILKDVAKEPWTVHGNDIKEGDVLEGKVVRLTSFGAFVELFDGIEGLVHITEITDDNITKPSDVLEVKQKVKVKILNINKEDKRIALSIKEAVESSKEYLDYVDHEDDGGTSLGDLLKGFKFE
- a CDS encoding aminoacyl-histidine dipeptidase gives rise to the protein MKNLDNLTKERIFYHFEQISKIPRGSGNEKQISDYLLSFAKKLGLECVQDDALNIIIKKPASKGYENAPTVIIQGHMDMVCEKNGDKVHDFTKDPIELVVDGDYIYADKTTLGGDDGIAVAYAMAILEDDTIAHPPIEVLITTDEETGMTGANAVQAKHLDGKIVLNLDSEEEGKLWVSCAGGIRTQSVLPISWINKKENTKEFVLDVKGLKGGHSGAEIHLGRGNANKLMGRLLREISKEIDFNLVLLNGGAKDNAIPRESVAIISIDASKEKELTEIKTKVYEKLKKEFYKKDPELSIVMSENKEKVEKVFSDETTKKVISLSYLYPNGINTMSSDIEGLVESSTNIGVVMTKENTLEYHSAVRSSVHSLKDELVERNKCLTEALGGTLTAHAAYPEWPYKTDSKIREICKNVYSRMYGKEPDVVAIHAGLECGILKEKLGDLDMISFGPDIIDIHTPNEHLSISSARRCFEYVLEVLKEIR
- the pyk gene encoding pyruvate kinase encodes the protein MQKTKMIFTIGPASDNEETLRKFIEIGMSAARLNFSHGTHESHGEKIKLIKRLSQEMDSATAIVLDIKGPKIRTHNFVNDGVTLNEGDNFDFICGEEILGDEKRCSISYDVLYEDIQVGGKILVDDGLLKFKVTGVEGKTIHTKVVVGGEIKNHKGVNVPNVVIKLPSITEKDIEDIKFGCKMGVDFIAASFIRKASDILDVKKVLKENHGEHIKVIAKIENQEGVDNIDSIIEVTDAVMVARGDMGVEIPIQRVPINQKMIIKKCNEAGKIVITATQMLDSMIRNSLPTRAEASDICNAIFDGTDAIMLSGESASGLFPIEAAKTMSKIAQETEEYLDYNSLTARLREPSLNDYASAISYSACRTANLLHAKAIVAATKSGATARILSRYRSKAPIIAITPYDQVRRTLNLHFGICPMKCDMFNTTDQILTEAKNTVYKLGITEPGDDIIVAAGMPTTHTGGTNMLKIEKI